ACCATCTGCATTTCACACCTCCAAGATTTTAGATAATCATTTTAGGCCTAACACATTAATATAGAACCTCGCTAATCTCAACCcggaggaggaaagaggtcaTGTTACAGTATATGAGTAAATTGTGTGGATGGCTGGCATGCATTGAAATATCCACAACGGATTCAAAGCATTAACTGCAtatgtactgtaaagtgtcATGCACACTATGTTGAACTTGAGTCAACAAAGCAGCTGGATCTCTTGCACGCAACTACTGCCCTACTGTTTAGAAAGTGCACGTGTTTTAAAAGAGAAGCACAGATAAATTAGATTCTACTATAGTTGAGTGTTGAGACAACACTTTCACCTAATTATCTAACCTAATCTTATTATCTCACCAGTCATTCACTAATTACATGAGTGGATAACTAAGTAGGTGCCGACGTGGAAACTGCAGCAACTCTGGGAAACTCGAAAGTCATCAAATCAGAACCGCAAGGTGCGTTTTCCAAGACAGGAGTGCAGCTCTGCTTTCTTTTGGCCTGCGTCCATCCTTCCAATTGTAAGAGCCAGGCAAATTTAATTCCACCTGCTTTTGTGACACTAAGCTAATAATCTAACCAACAAATCCACTATAAAAACAGTATTTGGACCTGAAAATGTATGGCTTGCTTTCACCATTTCTGAGTCTGTTTTGTCTGTATCACATAAAATATGCAGTAGCACTTTTCTAAGACAGGAGACCGTAAACACTGTAAGAAGCAAATTTGTCAGCCTTACCTGGGATTTCCTGTCCACTGTAGTTCCATCCAGCCACAGCCAGCATGGAAGGCAGAGGAGATCCAGGCCTActgtccctttctctctccctgtctcgcTCTCTGTCCCAGTTCCTCTCAGCCTGCTGGGTAATATGCCTAACAGTGTCTTTGTTCTTCCTGTTCTTCCTCCGCCCTGACCCTGATAGGGGTTGCCAGGGtccctctccacctcctccagcaGCCCCTCCAGCCCCTTGCTCCCCCTGGCTCTGGGCTGCCCCTCTGGGAGTGTCCCGGGGATGTGAGGAGGAGGCGGGGGACACCTGTTCCTCTTTGACGGTGACAGGCCTATAGTCATGTGGCCAGGCGGGCTGGGAGTCGTGGCAGGCTTCTTCCTGGCTCTCATGGCTCTTGGGGGGTTCTTGGTCCTCCTTGCCATACATGCTGCCTCCCTCGTGGCAGCTGGCGATGGCCGAGTCCCCAGAAGAGTTGGCCGGGCTGGTGCGGCGTGCCAGCCAAGGGGAGGTGCTGCGACCAGACATGATGGAGGCCAGGGCTTCAGAAGCCATGCCCACgatgcttcctcctcctcctcctcctcctcctcccaaaCCTGTTCCTGCACCACCCCCTGCACCTGCTATACCCagtcctccacctcctccacctccgcCTATGCCAGCGGCAGCAACAGCTCCCATCTCAAAGTCGGCCAGTTCGTCAGCCATCTCAGAGCGGATGCTGATGTCCAGCGCAGCCTTGATGAAGCTGTGGCATGCCTGGACAATGTCAGTCATCTGCAGGTAGCTGGCGGCTGACATGACCTCGATCACGTTCTTACTGGTAAGAGCGAGGTGCGCCGAGTACATGAAGTCCAGTATGGCTTTGAAGCCTGTCGCGGTGACAATGTCCAGGTGAGTGACAGTAGTCTGGTGGTGAGGCTCTGCCCCTTTTTTAACCTGAAGAGTGAGAAAGATTATTCATAACAGTTCTCGTTTATATATATCTCATGCCGTAAAccttttttaaacacaacttCTGACATTGCTTTATCACCTGAAAACTAACAGACAGAACAAAACTACTATGATCTGAGAGAAAAACAAGCACTTAACACACTCCCTTGACCCGTCCTCCCAAGCGTAGCAGTCCCTTACCTGGCAGTAAAGAGTCTTGAAGTAGCGTGAGGAGCCCAGGAGCACGTTCTTATGGGCCTTGAAGATCTTTCCATCCACGATGACACAGGCGTCGCACAGGATGCCGTGCTGCCTCTGCTCATTGAGCTCTCTGAGGAGCTGACGGTAGTGAGAGGAGATCTCCATGTCCTCCTTCCTGTTGTTCATCTGTGTAGCTGAACAAAAGCCTCTCCTCCAAACGTCTGCtggggaaacaaaagaagacAAGGCAATAAATTAACTTCAGATGTAATATCAAAATATTGCAAGTATACAGAATAGGTTACCGTTAAATGTACAGTTTGACTGTACAGTAGCTGAAAGATACAGTACAGGAGCAAAGGAATCTAAGccattttgtaaattttttaGTCAAGAAAACAGGTATTCAGGTATTTCTCCTCTAAGTCCGTATAAATGGTTTACGCATGTAGCTAAATTAAAACCCCAAAACGTCAGATTCATTTTCACGTAAGGGGAAAGAAAATAAGCAAATATAGCTGAACCACTCCTTTAAAGATGAGCCAAGGTAAGGATATCTCAGTAATGACTGTGACATGAAAACACTGACATCAATAGAAACCACATCTCAACTGCTGTTGTTTGATGTCTAAAAACAGCCCAGTACCAAATAGTCAAAAATCTTTGTGTTTAAACCGTGTCTGACAgattcatttgtgtgtgtgtgtgtgtgtgtgtgtgtgtgtgtgtgtgtgtgtgtgtgtgtgtgtgtgagagagtgtgtgttagCTTATTAAAAATGTGAGCATAAGCGTATCACTTTCACAAAACAGTTAAGAGGGAGAAAAACACCTCATTTAGTACAGACCACTTTACCATTAAATGtatcaataaacaacacagCCTCAGTtccttgttattattattttttttttatctctcctTCGACTGTGAATATTCAATCAACTGTCTAGTTAAGACGAAAAGTCACTCTTGAACCTTCACCCCAGTGTTTCTGATCTTGCACAGTTCAGTCTGGGTTGTGAACACAAAGTTTCTCTTAAAACTACAGAGAAAAAATCCTTAATGACAATGTGTGGAGCTGCTCAACTGTCAGTGAATGAAGATCCAACTTTTCAGTATTCATTGACAGGATTCATGGAGGTGTGATGGGGATCGTGGCATATTTTACTGCTACGGTTACTGAATAAAAAGCCACAGAAAATCTCAATATTTGAATTTTCACAATCTATTAGCCCCTAAAGATTCTACTCTGCCTTTTGGGCTCAACAATATTGATGTGTAAGATGTAGGTGGGTTTTATTATGTCCTGTGATTTCTTTCTGCTGTGTACAAGTGAGATGGCCTACAAGAGGCATTTTGAGCTCACACAACTGAAGGGATGCAGGTGAAGGCCACAGAGACAAGGAGACAAAGGGAGATATGAACAGTGCTCTATTTTGGACCATTCAACCAGGTGgcagaaaacaaaaagaaactgcATAAATCcttgcaaacacaaacacacagaggaaaacaaacacacacacacacacacacacacacacacacagcattagcCAAAGCATTAGCAGTCACCGCTCCCGCTCTCATCTTGGTGAGGGCTAAATCGCGGGGACGCAGAGTGTTACCAAACGCAGCAGTGATTTGTTTTGGGAACGCCACATCTGTCAGCTCTCATAGGCCATTCTGAGAGCTGACAGCTCGGGTTGACCAAGGTGACAGCAGCGTTTGCTCGGGGGCCGGCACACTTCAGGTCATGTTTAGCAAAGCTCTGCTCAACCTGATGGCTTGTAAGATCAGATAAATCCACAGTGTCTCCCACGTCCACTTGGACAAACACACCTTCTATGAGCAGCAGTGGACGAGCGGATGGAGTGATGGTGACAACTGCTGAAGCCGCTCTTTCtcaaaaaacaagacaaaactcTCCAGAGTTTGATCAATGCATAGCTCGCCTTTCACTTTGACTGGCATTTATTCAAGTCTTAGAAATAAGGGATTGTGAGGAGGAAGGAACTCGGATGTGAAGGCAGAACAACACAACAGTGTCCCTCAGAGTCTCAAAAGGCAAGTTTTGACGCAAGAGTTTTTACCTTCAGCTCACACACTtcttagaaaaaaaatctattggcAGTCTAACCTTGAGATTCTTTCCTTTCTACATTGTCCTGATAGAGGTATTGTGAGTCTTTACCTCTCACCTTTGGAGACAAACCGAGCGGCTTTAAAGACACAGCAGCTCCCCTCCTCTATCTGCTCTTCTTCTCTCAGGGCCACTGGCACATTCAATTGTATAGCCCCAGTCTATAGGACAGGCTCCCTCTCAGACCCACAAGTCATTTATTCACAGAAAACACCTTTTCTATTCCTCATTTTGTTTCAAGCATGTGGATGCTGTACAGCGAACGGTGGTCAGCAGCCCCCAATGTCTCTACTGGTAGCTGAGAGGAAGCAGTGAAAGAAAGCCAGCTATACCAAACCAACAGCTGtagaaagtaataataataaatactaataattgatgataataataataataataataaataataatgataatgataatagtAATACTTAGAATGTACATAAAAACAGGGATAGAATGCAATCATAACTGGAAAATATGatggaaaataaa
This genomic interval from Perca fluviatilis chromosome 5, GENO_Pfluv_1.0, whole genome shotgun sequence contains the following:
- the zbtb46 gene encoding zinc finger and BTB domain-containing protein 46 isoform X4, which translates into the protein MTEEERTRQDRSEDPDVWRRGFCSATQMNNRKEDMEISSHYRQLLRELNEQRQHGILCDACVIVDGKIFKAHKNVLLGSSRYFKTLYCQVKKGAEPHHQTTVTHLDIVTATGFKAILDFMYSAHLALTSKNVIEVMSAASYLQMTDIVQACHSFIKAALDISIRSEMADELADFEMGAVAAAGIGGGGGGGGLGIAGAGGGAGTGLGGGGGGGGGSIVGMASEALASIMSGRSTSPWLARRTSPANSSGDSAIASCHEGGSMYGKEDQEPPKSHESQEEACHDSQPAWPHDYRPVTVKEEQVSPASSSHPRDTPRGAAQSQGEQGAGGAAGGGGEGPWQPLSGSGRRKNRKNKDTVRHITQQAERNWDRERDRERERDSRPGSPLPSMLAVAGWNYSGQEIPGADVTEPNSSDSRGERLDFFLKQEEPLTTEPSYMGPNESEEAGGGGVGGTISSVANLKAALMSKNSLLSLRAEMMGDDNPLLFEYLPKGAHSLSLNDFTVIRKKFKCPYCSFSAMHQCILKRHMRSHTGERPYPCEICGKKFTRREHMKRHTLVHSKDKKYVCKVCSRVFMSAASVGIKHGSRRHGVCADCSGRGMAALLDHHGEVGGDISPEEELYPGDRFHDDQAECDGDGEGEEEMMVEGDGEMMGEGEDERGKWKDSGMTSEAHGALDNEKEESDSSAQEGEQQNGSERDFTWIS